A genomic window from Nosocomiicoccus massiliensis includes:
- the modB gene encoding molybdate ABC transporter permease subunit, whose product MNITDMAFWTPVILSLKVASVALILAFIFGVLAARLMTKYQFKGKVVLETILMLPIVLPPTVVGFILIIVFGKKSYIGQLIHMIFDHGVLFTIYAAIIASTVVAFPLMYQSAKNGFLSIDQHIIEAARVDGNSEARIFFKIIIPLSKNLLITGAMLSFARALGEFGATLMFAGNIPGKTQTLPTAVYSAIQSGNMTLAWMWVISIITISFVMMLFIRVKEN is encoded by the coding sequence ATGAATATTACTGATATGGCCTTTTGGACCCCGGTAATTTTATCGCTAAAAGTGGCGTCAGTTGCACTTATACTTGCATTTATATTTGGTGTACTTGCAGCGCGTCTCATGACGAAGTATCAATTTAAAGGTAAAGTCGTTTTAGAAACGATACTCATGTTGCCAATTGTACTTCCACCAACAGTAGTTGGATTTATACTCATTATCGTATTTGGTAAAAAGTCGTATATCGGTCAGCTGATACATATGATTTTTGATCACGGAGTACTCTTTACGATATATGCAGCAATTATCGCGAGTACGGTTGTTGCATTCCCTTTAATGTATCAATCGGCGAAAAATGGTTTTTTATCAATCGACCAACATATTATTGAAGCGGCACGTGTTGATGGGAATTCAGAAGCACGTATATTTTTTAAAATAATTATCCCGCTGTCAAAAAATTTACTCATTACAGGTGCGATGTTAAGTTTCGCACGTGCACTCGGTGAATTCGGAGCGACGTTAATGTTTGCAGGTAATATCCCTGGTAAAACACAAACGTTACCTACAGCAGTATACTCAGCGATTCAATCTGGTAACATGACACTCGCTTGGATGTGGGTGATTTCCATTATTACAATTAGTTTTGTAATGATGCTATTTATCCGCGTAAAAGAAAATTGA
- the ssb gene encoding single-stranded DNA-binding protein codes for MLNRVVLVGRLTRDPELRAGQSGVQVGNFTLAVNRPFTDRNGERGADFINCVVFRKQAENVKNYVQKGSLVGVDGRLQSRSYENKEGQRVYVTEVVCDSVQFLEPKNRQNSSNQASHAAESYSEPYNSGNQSYGSRPPENPFANSTGNVDISEDDLPF; via the coding sequence ATGCTGAATCGTGTCGTTTTAGTTGGCCGTCTCACAAGAGATCCTGAACTCCGCGCTGGTCAAAGTGGTGTACAAGTAGGTAACTTTACCTTAGCAGTCAACAGACCATTTACTGACAGAAACGGAGAACGTGGTGCTGACTTTATCAACTGTGTTGTATTTAGAAAACAAGCAGAAAACGTTAAAAACTACGTTCAAAAAGGTAGTTTAGTAGGCGTTGATGGAAGACTCCAATCACGTAGCTACGAAAACAAAGAAGGCCAAAGAGTATATGTTACAGAAGTAGTATGTGACAGTGTTCAGTTCTTAGAACCGAAAAATCGACAAAACAGCAGTAATCAGGCAAGTCATGCGGCAGAAAGTTATTCTGAGCCGTATAACAGCGGAAATCAATCTTACGGTTCACGTCCACCTGAGAATCCATTTGCGAATTCTACAGGAAACGTAGACATTAGTGAAGACGATTTACCGTTCTAA
- the ychF gene encoding redox-regulated ATPase YchF, whose translation MALTAGIVGLPNVGKSTLFNAITKAGALAANYPFATIDPNVGIVDVPDERLDKLTEIVVPKKTVPTAFEFTDIAGIVKGASKGEGLGNKFLSHIREVDAICQVVRAFDDDNITHVSGRVDPIDDIEVINMELIFADLESIERRLPRVEKMARQKDKDAMFETDVLTKIKVALEENKPVRSVSLTAEEKAVVKHLNFLTQKPIIYVANVAEDELADLENNEYLKKIIDYAKAEDAQVVPVSARVEEEMAVLDDEDKNEFLEALGLEESGLDKLIRQTYDLLGLATYFTAGVQEVRAWTFKKGMTAPECAGIIHTDFQKGFIRAEVMSYDDLVELGSEAAVKEAGKSRLEGKDYIMQDGDVVHFRFNV comes from the coding sequence ATGGCATTAACAGCAGGAATCGTCGGATTACCAAACGTTGGTAAATCTACTTTATTTAACGCAATTACTAAGGCAGGGGCACTTGCTGCGAACTATCCATTCGCAACAATCGACCCAAACGTCGGAATCGTAGACGTACCAGATGAAAGACTTGATAAGTTAACTGAAATCGTCGTACCAAAAAAGACAGTCCCAACAGCATTTGAATTTACAGATATCGCAGGTATCGTAAAAGGTGCATCAAAAGGGGAAGGTTTAGGTAACAAATTCTTATCTCACATCCGTGAGGTAGATGCAATTTGTCAGGTTGTTCGTGCATTCGATGACGACAACATTACACACGTTTCAGGTAGAGTCGATCCAATTGATGACATCGAAGTAATTAATATGGAGTTAATTTTTGCTGACTTAGAAAGCATCGAAAGACGCTTACCACGTGTTGAAAAAATGGCACGTCAAAAAGATAAGGACGCAATGTTTGAAACAGATGTATTAACTAAAATTAAAGTCGCACTTGAAGAAAACAAACCAGTACGCTCAGTTTCACTGACAGCTGAAGAAAAAGCAGTTGTAAAACATTTAAACTTCTTAACACAAAAGCCAATTATATACGTGGCAAACGTTGCTGAAGATGAATTAGCTGATTTAGAAAACAACGAATATTTAAAGAAAATCATCGATTACGCAAAAGCGGAAGATGCACAAGTTGTACCAGTATCTGCGCGTGTCGAAGAAGAAATGGCAGTACTCGACGATGAAGATAAAAACGAATTTTTAGAAGCACTCGGACTTGAAGAATCAGGACTTGATAAATTAATTCGTCAAACATACGACTTATTAGGACTTGCGACATACTTCACAGCGGGCGTTCAAGAAGTACGCGCATGGACGTTTAAAAAAGGGATGACTGCACCAGAATGTGCTGGAATTATCCATACAGATTTCCAAAAAGGATTTATCCGTGCGGAAGTAATGAGTTACGATGATCTCGTAGAACTAGGAAGTGAAGCGGCTGTAAAAGAAGCGGGTAAATCACGATTAGAAGGAAAAGATTATATTATGCAAGACGGAGACGTCGTGCACTTTAGATTTAACGTATAA
- a CDS encoding ParB/RepB/Spo0J family partition protein yields MSRIESIRVSDIKPNPYQPRLHFDEKELNALKVSIQENGLLQPIIVRQTVIGYTLIAGERRWRAFKALNLETIDAIVKEMSDEEMMTYAIIENLQREDLDPFEEAMSYKKYMETLNLNQSETAKKLGKSRSYIANMIRLLNLPHSVIQLIQDGKLTTAHGRTLLSLKNQLHIEEIAKRIVDEKWNVRETERFVRKFEATKKAEKKYVEKPAPIARVEQSLKRRLGTDVDIKQVGKKGQIVLSFTSVEEYKRLVKLLSEIGED; encoded by the coding sequence ATGAGTCGTATAGAAAGTATTCGTGTTTCTGACATCAAACCGAATCCATATCAGCCGAGACTGCATTTTGACGAAAAAGAGTTAAATGCATTAAAAGTTTCTATACAAGAAAACGGACTACTTCAACCGATTATTGTGCGTCAAACTGTTATCGGGTATACGTTAATTGCTGGAGAGAGAAGATGGCGTGCGTTTAAAGCGTTAAACTTAGAAACTATCGATGCGATTGTCAAAGAAATGTCAGATGAAGAAATGATGACATATGCGATAATTGAAAACTTACAACGTGAAGATTTAGATCCATTTGAGGAAGCGATGAGTTACAAAAAATATATGGAAACGTTGAATCTCAATCAATCAGAAACGGCTAAAAAGCTTGGTAAATCGAGATCATATATCGCGAACATGATTCGTTTATTAAATTTACCTCATTCAGTAATACAACTTATACAAGATGGTAAACTAACAACAGCACACGGACGAACATTACTCAGTTTAAAAAATCAGTTACATATTGAAGAAATCGCTAAACGAATTGTCGATGAAAAGTGGAATGTTCGTGAGACAGAACGTTTTGTACGTAAATTCGAAGCAACTAAAAAAGCCGAAAAGAAATATGTCGAAAAACCCGCACCAATCGCACGTGTTGAACAGTCCTTAAAACGACGGTTAGGTACGGATGTTGATATTAAACAAGTCGGCAAAAAGGGACAAATTGTTTTATCTTTTACGAGTGTTGAAGAGTACAAGCGACTCGTCAAATTACTGAGTGAAATAGGAGAGGATTAA
- a CDS encoding mechanosensitive ion channel family protein: MILNWLTLMAVEAIDTPLDTSFLDTIWKKITSVELWVNVGERVLWSIFIVILGMIIIKIVNRIIENFLLKKISLRPGKAQISLKRNKTLLSMLQNSVTVFGWFVIVVTILEIFNIPVGTLLAGAGIAGLAIGFGAQSLVKDMITGFFIILENQFDKGDFVKFTNQGSPIAEGQVVYLGLRSSKVLGYNSEMYMVPNGTIGEVVNFSKENSIAFLEFYLPIDTDISRIERLLSVYVEENWQKNESIVEPPQLLGVQDFISGQLQYRIMFITRPMEQFQVLRDYRKNIQTLLKNNEIILGVPSVEFNEEKK; encoded by the coding sequence ATGATTCTAAACTGGCTAACGTTGATGGCAGTCGAAGCGATCGATACACCATTAGATACGAGTTTTTTAGATACGATATGGAAAAAAATCACATCTGTAGAACTATGGGTTAACGTTGGAGAACGTGTATTATGGTCAATTTTTATAGTCATTTTAGGGATGATTATTATAAAAATTGTCAATCGGATTATCGAAAATTTCTTACTAAAAAAAATATCGCTACGTCCTGGTAAAGCACAAATTAGTTTAAAGCGTAATAAAACACTTCTAAGTATGTTACAAAATAGCGTGACGGTATTTGGATGGTTCGTTATTGTCGTGACAATATTAGAAATATTTAACATACCTGTTGGAACACTGCTCGCTGGGGCAGGGATTGCTGGTTTAGCAATCGGTTTTGGTGCACAAAGTTTAGTTAAAGATATGATTACTGGGTTCTTTATCATTTTAGAAAATCAGTTCGACAAAGGTGACTTTGTTAAATTTACTAATCAAGGATCACCAATTGCAGAAGGACAAGTCGTATACCTCGGACTGAGAAGTTCGAAAGTTTTAGGTTATAACTCTGAAATGTATATGGTGCCAAATGGTACAATAGGAGAAGTTGTGAATTTTTCTAAAGAAAATTCGATTGCGTTTTTAGAGTTTTACTTACCGATTGACACAGATATTAGTCGAATTGAAAGATTATTAAGTGTATATGTTGAAGAAAATTGGCAGAAAAACGAAAGTATCGTAGAACCACCACAATTACTCGGTGTTCAAGATTTCATTAGTGGTCAATTACAATATAGAATTATGTTTATTACGCGTCCAATGGAACAATTCCAGGTGCTACGTGATTATCGTAAAAATATTCAAACACTTCTTAAAAACAACGAAATTATTCTCGGTGTTCCATCTGTAGAATTTAATGAAGAAAAGAAGTAA
- a CDS encoding DUF951 domain-containing protein, whose amino-acid sequence MSKEFQLGSIVEMKKPHPCGNNEFKVTRLGADIKIKCTACDRTIMLPRPEFIKRIKHVKQF is encoded by the coding sequence ATGAGTAAAGAATTCCAGCTTGGCAGTATTGTTGAGATGAAAAAACCACATCCATGTGGAAATAATGAATTTAAAGTCACGCGTCTTGGTGCAGATATCAAAATTAAATGTACAGCGTGTGATCGTACGATTATGTTACCGAGACCAGAGTTTATAAAACGTATAAAGCATGTCAAACAATTTTAA
- the modA gene encoding molybdate ABC transporter substrate-binding protein, translated as MSFINKRQSIILFVLMSVTFVLVACQNNSSSNKEEPPSKDKTVEEKEEEKVKTIEPEVVTIYVRENLQEPFEEIAKNFQESHEDIILDVKYLKNDEMIDETINNDKNAIVFTTEDIVNEMIDEKLIEHKDTGVGMMDELVLFTKVDSPDIQKTSDIDEDTRIAILNPELYEEGELSKKVFEDDEFKDVSTTDNLILGDSVDDVKQDIANNNASVGVLYLSEVETDEDYHVLKRLPRNIVEPYIYKVGIIKKEELESSTRTVYSYLLSNDSLDVFSEYGYII; from the coding sequence ATGAGTTTTATAAATAAAAGACAGTCGATCATACTATTTGTACTTATGTCGGTGACATTTGTATTGGTCGCATGTCAAAATAATTCATCTTCAAATAAAGAGGAGCCGCCGAGTAAAGACAAAACGGTAGAAGAAAAAGAAGAAGAAAAAGTAAAAACGATAGAACCAGAAGTTGTAACGATATATGTACGTGAAAACTTACAAGAACCATTTGAGGAAATTGCGAAAAACTTCCAAGAAAGTCATGAAGACATCATTCTCGACGTTAAATATTTAAAAAATGATGAAATGATTGATGAAACAATCAATAATGATAAAAATGCAATTGTATTTACAACAGAAGATATTGTAAATGAAATGATTGATGAAAAATTAATCGAACATAAAGACACTGGTGTTGGCATGATGGATGAGCTTGTATTATTTACAAAAGTAGATTCACCAGATATTCAAAAGACATCAGATATCGATGAAGATACGCGTATTGCTATCTTAAACCCTGAGCTTTATGAAGAGGGTGAGTTGAGCAAAAAAGTATTTGAAGACGATGAATTTAAAGATGTAAGCACGACAGACAATCTAATTCTCGGCGATAGTGTAGACGATGTAAAACAAGACATTGCAAATAACAATGCATCTGTTGGAGTCTTATATCTATCAGAAGTTGAAACAGATGAAGATTATCATGTCCTGAAACGATTACCACGTAACATTGTTGAACCGTATATCTACAAAGTAGGAATTATAAAAAAGGAAGAGCTCGAGAGTAGCACACGAACTGTTTATAGTTACCTATTATCAAACGATAGTTTAGATGTATTCTCTGAGTATGGGTATATTATTTAA
- the modA gene encoding molybdate ABC transporter substrate-binding protein, which translates to MKRILFLISLIFVLVLTACSNDSKQESKKETKAETITVSAAASLQDALNEVIEEYNKESDVKIDVNYGGSGALREQILKGAPVDLFISASQDDFKQVDDEGLIFEKKDYLENKLVLIRPEDGTVNSIDDLKYVSQIAIGEVETVPAGKYAKEAFTSLNLFDELESKFIYASDVRAVLTYVAQGEVDAGVVYETDAETEKDKVDIVDEFGSDTHKPIIYPIGTLSESESVKEFYDFLNSDAVLDIFKKYGFTVE; encoded by the coding sequence ATGAAAAGAATACTATTCTTAATCTCACTTATTTTTGTATTAGTATTAACTGCTTGTAGTAATGATTCAAAACAAGAAAGTAAAAAAGAGACAAAAGCAGAAACGATTACAGTATCTGCAGCAGCAAGTTTACAAGATGCGCTAAATGAAGTAATCGAAGAGTACAACAAAGAAAGTGACGTAAAAATCGATGTCAACTATGGTGGTTCAGGCGCGTTACGTGAACAGATTTTAAAAGGTGCACCAGTTGATCTATTTATTTCAGCGTCACAAGATGATTTTAAACAAGTCGATGACGAAGGGTTAATTTTTGAAAAGAAAGATTACCTTGAAAACAAACTCGTTTTAATTCGTCCTGAAGACGGTACTGTAAATTCAATTGATGATTTAAAATACGTATCACAAATCGCAATTGGTGAGGTAGAAACAGTACCAGCAGGAAAGTATGCAAAAGAAGCGTTCACATCTCTTAATTTGTTTGATGAATTAGAGAGTAAATTTATATATGCAAGTGATGTACGTGCAGTACTCACTTACGTTGCTCAAGGTGAAGTAGACGCTGGGGTTGTTTATGAAACAGATGCTGAAACTGAAAAAGACAAAGTCGATATCGTCGATGAATTTGGTAGCGACACACATAAACCGATCATTTATCCGATTGGGACACTAAGTGAGTCTGAATCAGTAAAGGAATTTTATGATTTCTTAAATAGTGACGCTGTATTAGATATCTTTAAAAAGTACGGTTTTACTGTAGAGTAG
- a CDS encoding ParB/RepB/Spo0J family partition protein has translation MKKPFSKLFNLLDKTDRHVEDKIEKIPVEKIVPNRFQPRKVFDNKSIKELADSIEVHGLLQPITLRPIEEGMYEIIAGERRFRAIKSLHFENVESIIRYFTDQEAAVIAIIENIQREDLSPYEEALAYKDLLSMDDITQKDLAHSLGKSQSFIANKLRLLKLSSPVITALQNNDISERHARAMLSLDNAMQYEVLEKVKDKDLTVKDTEQLVKNRLKQKETQINFNDDMTFLMNDLDNEIQKIKRHGHEVLCEKTEDEDTYIINIKIKK, from the coding sequence TTGAAAAAGCCATTTTCAAAGTTATTTAATCTACTCGATAAAACGGATCGTCACGTTGAAGATAAGATTGAAAAAATACCGGTTGAAAAAATCGTACCGAACAGATTCCAGCCGAGAAAAGTATTTGATAACAAATCGATCAAAGAACTTGCCGATTCTATTGAAGTTCATGGTCTACTTCAACCGATTACGTTACGACCAATCGAAGAAGGTATGTATGAAATTATCGCAGGCGAACGCCGTTTTAGAGCAATAAAATCATTACATTTTGAAAATGTCGAATCGATTATTCGCTATTTTACAGATCAAGAAGCAGCAGTTATAGCGATTATTGAAAATATTCAACGTGAAGACTTATCTCCTTACGAAGAAGCACTTGCATATAAAGACTTATTATCTATGGATGACATTACACAAAAGGATCTCGCGCATTCACTTGGAAAAAGTCAGTCCTTTATCGCGAATAAATTACGATTATTAAAGCTATCATCACCCGTTATAACGGCGTTACAAAATAATGATATAAGTGAAAGACACGCGAGGGCAATGCTTTCTTTAGATAACGCTATGCAGTACGAAGTGTTAGAAAAAGTAAAAGACAAAGATTTAACCGTTAAAGATACCGAGCAGCTCGTTAAAAACCGTTTGAAACAAAAAGAAACGCAAATTAACTTTAATGATGACATGACATTTCTCATGAATGATTTAGATAATGAAATTCAAAAAATTAAACGTCACGGTCATGAAGTGTTATGTGAAAAAACAGAAGATGAAGATACGTATATCATTAATATAAAAATTAAAAAGTAG
- the rpsR gene encoding 30S ribosomal protein S18, translating into MAGPRRGGRRRRKVCYFTANGITHIDYKEVDLLKKFISERGKILPRRVTGTSAKYQRQLTTAIKRARHMGLLPFIKEEA; encoded by the coding sequence ATGGCAGGTCCAAGAAGAGGCGGTCGTCGTCGTAGAAAAGTTTGCTACTTTACTGCAAACGGAATTACGCACATCGACTATAAAGAAGTAGATCTTCTGAAAAAATTCATTTCAGAACGTGGTAAAATTTTACCAAGACGTGTTACAGGTACTTCAGCGAAGTATCAACGTCAGTTAACAACTGCAATTAAACGTGCACGTCACATGGGATTACTTCCTTTCATTAAAGAAGAAGCTTAA
- the rpsF gene encoding 30S ribosomal protein S6, translating to MKRAYEILYIVRPDLEEDAVKQLVECFDEVLTSNGAEIIESKEWGKRRLAYEIEDYKDGLYQIIKLDAEDSKAVDEFDRLAKISNDIIRHIVVRDEEREEK from the coding sequence ATGAAAAGAGCATACGAGATTTTATATATCGTACGTCCGGATTTAGAAGAAGATGCAGTAAAACAACTCGTTGAGTGTTTTGACGAAGTGCTTACTTCTAACGGTGCTGAAATCATCGAATCTAAAGAGTGGGGTAAACGTCGTTTAGCTTACGAAATCGAAGACTACAAAGACGGTTTATACCAAATTATTAAATTAGATGCAGAAGATTCAAAAGCAGTTGACGAGTTTGACCGTCTTGCTAAAATCAGCAACGACATCATTCGTCACATCGTAGTTCGCGACGAAGAACGCGAAGAAAAGTAA